The DNA window aagaaaaggaggagcgaaagaaatggaagaacaGCTGATTTGTTTGGAGCTGGAGTTGGAGTCGGAGTTGGAATCGGAATGCATAGTTGAGAAGACAGATGGGAGTTGcatgtatttatatactGATGGATTGCAAGATCACGGATTGCGTTAGGGAAGTTCTGGTGAGATTGTGTGTGGGATTggcatgcatgcatggatagatggagatgagatgagatgagaagagaagagagaaagggaatgCGAGAGAGGTAGAAAGAGAGCGATGAATATCATGTTATGTTTGATGAGGACTGGTGATGGATAatacgaagaagaaaagggcaAGAGTAGAGTATGTTTGATTaaagggaggaaggaaggaaggaaagagagagagagaaaaaaaaaaagaaaccccgAAGGTTCTTTTACTTAATAGGTACTTACTTGTGCACAAGTGCtgataatgatgaatgattgaatttggaaatttggaacTCTGCAGACTTTGACGTGTTGAATCGCTTTTCTGTCTAATGTGAGATCTATGCGTCTACTTCATCATGTGTTATAGCAGATGCCGAAGTGTGGAATTGATGATCTGATTATGATGGTGAAATAtagctacctacctacctactcatTATTAATGCTGTAAATGAGCATATATACATCCTCACTCCGATCCTCATTCTATGATTCTCATTCGTTTAGTTCTCCTTATACAACGcccccttttctttccccttcAATTTACTAGATACCTTTCCCTTATAATACCGCATCCACAATTGTGCTCTCCCGCTCCAAGATTATTGCATATGGATGGACTGTAcgattttattatatatgttAGTGTTCGCCCCTCACTTCTCACCTACTTCTTACTGGCTTCTCTCCCCTACAAAGCATTTCATAAGATGAATCATGACATCACCCAGTCTGACCATAAAACTTTGTATGCGTGTACCATTCTTTGAATACCTAGCTCCCAATCCACGCAGCGAAGCTCTGGAAGACACGCATCGGTTGAACCACCCAAATACTACTCCAAAACTCGCAttatgaaataaatattttcttgGCTAAGCTCTTCGCAAATACCTCTCCCGTCCTCAAGTCTTTATAAGTCCCCTCCTCCAGACCCACCTTCCGGCTATACTCGTGCAATCGATGTTCACCATACACATGACCATTCGGCAAAAGCACCAGGTCATTTTCAACGTGACTTTTAGTGTGTTGTGCATAAGGCATATCTTTAGCTAGTTCGTTGAGTTCGATGCTGCAGATAGGACAAACGGACGTAGTCGTCGTGGCTGTGGAAGTgggagagatggaggaggtatGTGAAGAATGACAGGCAGGGGTTTTGAGTGCCGAGAGACCAGCAGAGAGAGCGATGTGCAGGAGGGGTACGGAGGAAAGATTAAGGAGTTCGTTGTGCGTTTGCGTAAAAAGATTGGCCAGGTGTGTCCAGCGGGCGGGACTATAGAGTTCCTACAATTTTTGTTAGGAAGGTGAAGCAGATTGCAAAGGGAATAACATACTCCGTATCCTGTAACTTTTGTATCGGGATTGAATGCAAGAAGTCCGCACGCTTGTTGAACTTCTTTAGGATAGCTTTCCCGGAATGGCAATAGATATTTTTTCGCATGTGCGATAGATTCAACCAACTTCGCTTCATCTTTTGTTCGTACCAACTCGACATACTGCTGAAAACGAAGCATAAATTCGAGATTGCTCTCCACAGAATATCAGTAGAGGTACTACAGTAGGTGCCTAGAGTCCTTACCTCCATCTTCCTGAgctctttcttattctccgAACACCATGCCAACGCCTCCGTAACTTTGCCTTTACAGAGACTGTCTTTAATCCTGCTCATTTGCACAAAAGTCTCCACATCCACCAGCTCCTCAATATGCTTCTCTTTCGCAAGAGCAGTAGCACTCTCTTTATACCCATTCCTTAGCAAATAATCAACTAGCAACCGATCTAGCCGTGTCTGACTCCATTCCTCATATTTCACATCCTCTAAACTCTTGATTTCATAGAGGGAACTTATATGTTTGATTCTTGCAGCAGATTGAGTTTGTagtctcttctcttcttcggcACATGATTGGAGTTTGCGTTTTAGGCCGCGCATGCGAGTGAGCATAGAATCAACATTTTTGAGAACATCGTCGGGAGAAGCATGGGCATTGAGGGAGGCGTCAGTGGTTTCTTTCAAGGCAGATTTAACGCTCGCAGATTCTTTTTCGAGATTGAAATGCACCActttaaagttttttttgAGCAGTTCGAGGGGGAGGCGAAGGAGTGGTTGATCCTATGAGAGTATGAGCTTGAGAGATTCctggaggggaagaggggaagggaaacTCACGAGGATTAGATGGGTTTCAGGATTTAGCTTGGTGGTTATGAAATCAGCCATATTGAATGAAGGTTAGATGTGCGACAGTGTAAAGGAAGTGGTGAGCTTTATAGCAGATGAACAGAGGAAGTAGAGGAGTATGAATTGTGCCCGGAGGCAGTGGCAGTAGTGAATGTCAAAGCCGATGAATACTCAGACTGATGAGGGTTTTGCTCTTTCGCGAATCACAAGTTATTGAGGATACAATCGCATATCCagattcaatcaaaatcttgtAGAAATTTGCCCGAGAATGCAGCAAGTTGTGAGAATTAATGTGTATATTCTTACAAGCGTACAATCATATGAATCTGTATGATGTGGATTGTGACATTGACGTTGTAGCTTCATCGTATGGGACCGATAACTACGGTTGCTTTTACGACCAAATGTGATATCAGTGTGATCACATGGCTCTCGTCTCTTGAATGGCACATGCACCGTCATGTCATGAAAAGAGTATTTGAAgacttttgatttgattctaGTGATCCCGATGCGATATCTTGACTTATAAATATTGGTGTTTTATACAAAACTATCAATGATCATGAGAATGAGACATATCACGTGAGACTCTCGAAGCCCGATGCTAAAACACCAAGCATACTGTTCGTCAGCAATAGGTGTTGCGTTAGGTAGGTATGCTTCTTGCACGCGCGATAAACAGAACTTGTGTTGGACCCCTTTTTGCCAAACCTCTCatgcttcttttgcttctccTGATATCTTGCTCTGGATACGCGAAATGTTCCTCACGGGTATGCTGCTCCTCCTTTTGAAGCTTCGTGCTTTCCAATGGTCCgtaaatcttcaatcccaaaCACCATGGCCATGCCGCGTGTATACTTTTGGAGCTTGACGAGGGCAAGGGGCATATTCAATTGCATGAACCCGCCTTTCTCGAGATACATCTATAGTACCATATCGACAGGCAAACTGAGTCAAGCACTCGCTCCATTCAACTATGCCGTGTTGTCCTTATCGGTTAACAGTACGTCTAGAGATCTACAATCTCGGGTGATCTTGATGTATGTTCCCCGTGATTCTCTGCAAAAGCATGAACATGCAAGCCGGACGCATCTCCATCATTGTTTCACTCTCGTGATTTCGGAACCATGTCGATGCATTGAACATCCCCTTTGCAACGCAACAAGATTGTCAACAAATAATATAGACACTTTGGGCTTATCGTTTTCGGAGCCAGATTGGACATCTATTGTTCATTCCAAGGTAGATGCAAACCTGACCTCTCTTCCAACAAGATTTCAAGGGGATGAAGATGTACTAGACGCTTCTGTGATCtaaatttttgatattgtcaCTCCTCTGTAATGTATTGCTAAGGTTCCATCTTTAATCTTCTTAGGTCCAAGGTAAAATGATGATGCTCAAAGGATTGGGAATTACCATTGATGAATTTAGCTCCCACTTTCCCCCCATCGTCACGCTCAACAGAACACCTCACCAGCTTCTTCCTCGCCCCCTTCTCCCTGTTCCTAGCAGATCTTCTCGCGTTTGCaacatttcttctttccagcCCTGAGATAATTTGGTTTgttctctcccctcccccaccCCCCTCTTTTGACTGCCGAAACTATCTGTATACTTTGTCATCCCATTACCCTTTCCTCTACTTCCACACTTTGTCTTTCCTTTCATATGCCTGCTAGACTCAATGAGAGAGAACAGAGGAATCCTCACCTCGACTCGATAACCTCCCGAGACCTTGTGATGAACCGGGGGGTTGTGGACTAGGTGGTGGGCTAGAAATGAGGATTCGAAAGCAACTTTGTCTTTGAATGTAATTGAAAAGGCCATCACTCAATACCGAGCTTTCTCGAGGCATACATACTGCTTCCTACCTGGCCACCATCTTCCAATCAACAAATTGGCTGTGGAATTGCCGTCGATGGCTGGGGGAGGATTCTGCGTTTGAAAGATCTGAGCAGCCGTTAGGTCTCTATTCACCAAACGCCCACGATACCAAGTGAAATTGCATGCACGATCAATGCGATCTCCAAGTCAAATTTTGGGTAGTGCCGTCACCCCGTACAATGACGGAGTGAACATACTCCGTGAGTTTGTGAAGAAACAGCACGCgtagaaggagaagaatgggTGAATGTCAAC is part of the Botrytis cinerea B05.10 chromosome 10, complete sequence genome and encodes:
- the Bcfyv10 gene encoding Bcfyv10, whose translation is MADFITTKLNPETHLILDQPLLRLPLELLKKNFKVVHFNLEKESASVKSALKETTDASLNAHASPDDVLKNVDSMLTRMRGLKRKLQSCAEEEKRLQTQSAARIKHISSLYEIKSLEDVKYEEWSQTRLDRLLVDYLLRNGYKESATALAKEKHIEELVDVETFVQMSRIKDSLCKGKVTEALAWCSENKKELRKMESNLEFMLRFQQYVELVRTKDEAKLVESIAHAKKYLLPFRESYPKEVQQACGLLAFNPDTKVTGYGELYSPARWTHLANLFTQTHNELLNLSSVPLLHIALSAGLSALKTPACHSSHTSSISPTSTATTTTSVCPICSIELNELAKDMPYAQHTKSHVENDLVLLPNGHVYGEHRLHEYSRKVGLEEGTYKDLRTGEVFAKSLAKKIFIS